From the genome of Virgibacillus proomii, one region includes:
- a CDS encoding site-specific DNA-methyltransferase: MDTTLLSQVKSVLLSFPQYWEEDTLIKSKVIEDLRDYKEELIGGLLSNETIKKAYSLNIDGNNIFKIDEFISMLRYKNYWENSYTKYSNEIGLTSDGKYLKYNTDVVLDFPHKDCVLEGGMTKEDVGKNEVFYHQVLAKEEIDIMLSPKVLTSIKKYDENGVHEVTEFKNTDNLIIKGNNLIALHTLKERFAGKVKLIYIDPPYNTGGDSFKYNDRFNHSTWLTFMRNRLMIAKEMLHEKGSIFIQIDDFEDAYLKVLMDDIFGRENFRNKITWKRRGGSANPSNRLNNVVEYILWYVKDVDLFDYTPVYSLNDENTQKYIKERFNNIDENGRKYMKSPIQSPNYRENLIYDYKGYKTPPKGYSISKEVMERWDREGRLAFPDDKSKNINRKIYLDEYKGQPINSLWNDIYVINPMSKERTEFSSGQKPETLIQRIIQMVTKENDIILDFHMGSGTTQSVAMKMKRQFIGVEQMDYINTITVPRLKNVINGDQGGISKEVNWQGGGSFIYAELYELNQQFISKIQQIQSDDEIKTIIDEIKNSAFLDFKVNIEKVTSDEEHFASLSLAEKKDILIKALDANQMYLSYSEIDDSQYEIPETVKQFNHSFYNRGDKS, from the coding sequence ATACTTTAATTAAAAGCAAAGTAATTGAGGACTTAAGAGATTATAAGGAAGAATTAATTGGTGGATTACTTTCAAATGAAACAATAAAAAAAGCCTATTCTTTAAATATAGATGGCAATAACATTTTTAAAATTGATGAATTTATCAGTATGTTACGTTACAAAAATTATTGGGAAAATAGCTATACAAAGTACAGCAATGAAATCGGTCTGACAAGTGATGGGAAATATCTGAAATACAATACAGACGTTGTACTCGACTTCCCGCATAAGGATTGTGTACTGGAAGGTGGCATGACAAAAGAGGATGTTGGTAAAAATGAGGTGTTTTACCACCAAGTATTGGCCAAAGAAGAGATTGATATTATGCTTTCCCCAAAAGTATTGACGAGTATTAAAAAATATGATGAAAACGGGGTGCATGAGGTTACCGAATTCAAGAACACGGACAATCTCATTATTAAAGGGAATAACCTAATTGCTTTACATACATTGAAAGAACGCTTTGCTGGAAAAGTAAAATTAATTTATATTGATCCGCCTTATAATACTGGGGGAGATAGTTTTAAATACAATGATCGTTTCAATCATTCAACTTGGCTTACTTTCATGAGGAATAGACTTATGATTGCTAAAGAAATGCTTCACGAGAAAGGTAGTATTTTTATACAGATCGATGATTTTGAGGATGCTTATTTAAAAGTATTAATGGATGATATATTTGGAAGAGAAAATTTTCGAAACAAAATAACCTGGAAAAGACGCGGGGGGAGTGCAAATCCTAGTAATAGGTTAAATAACGTTGTTGAATATATTTTGTGGTATGTGAAAGATGTTGACCTTTTTGACTATACACCAGTTTACTCTCTAAATGACGAAAATACTCAAAAGTATATTAAAGAGAGATTTAATAATATTGATGAAAACGGTAGGAAATATATGAAATCCCCTATTCAAAGCCCAAACTATCGTGAAAACCTTATATATGACTACAAAGGTTATAAAACACCTCCGAAAGGTTATTCTATTTCAAAAGAGGTAATGGAAAGATGGGATAGAGAGGGAAGATTAGCATTCCCAGACGATAAAAGTAAAAATATTAATAGAAAAATATATTTAGATGAGTATAAAGGACAACCAATCAATTCTTTATGGAATGATATTTATGTTATTAATCCTATGTCAAAAGAAAGAACTGAATTTAGTAGCGGACAAAAACCAGAAACTTTAATACAAAGAATTATTCAGATGGTAACAAAAGAAAATGATATTATATTAGATTTCCATATGGGATCTGGAACTACACAGTCAGTAGCGATGAAAATGAAGCGACAATTTATTGGTGTTGAACAAATGGATTATATAAACACTATAACCGTACCACGGCTAAAAAATGTAATTAACGGGGATCAAGGTGGAATATCAAAAGAAGTTAATTGGCAAGGTGGAGGAAGCTTTATCTATGCTGAATTGTACGAACTAAACCAACAATTCATAAGCAAAATTCAACAAATCCAGTCCGATGATGAAATCAAAACTATTATTGATGAAATTAAAAATTCAGCATTTCTCGATTTTAAGGTGAACATTGAAAAAGTAACAAGTGATGAAGAACACTTTGCTTCACTTTCTTTAGCAGAAAAGAAAGACATTCTAATAAAAGCATTGGACGCTAACCAGATGTATTTAAGCTATTCAGAGATTGATGATTCCCAATATGAAATACCCGAAACAGTCAAACAGTTTAACCATTCTTTTTACAATCGTGGTGATAAATCATGA